ccctcctttctaagggcggaaggggctttactGTATAAAATGTCAACACGCCTCTTGATTGAGCACTCTGGGGGAATGTAAAATGGTCTGCTCTTCTTAATTGAACCAAAAAAGGTATGTTGCCCTTCCATATAAATCCGCAAAAGTTATTAGCACCTACATTAGGTGTATATGACCCAAAATGAATTAAAGATCTGACTTTTTATAAAAACTTGGTTGACGAGTGAGAATTCTTACTCACCATAAGTTACCAGGCAAGTGACTGGGGTACAGGTAAGAGCACAAATCAGGGTTTCATCTCTCCCCTTCTTCTGTAGCTTGCTACTTTAGAAACCACAATTGGCCTCTATATCCTGAGTCAGTTGGAAACTATTAACCATAGTTCCTGTCAGCAATAGGTAAGATTAACTGAGCATTCCTGGTCTGTTTACATTAGCAGGCAAAGAGAAGAGTCAAGTGAGAGCAAAGGGTTTGTGTGCAGGTTGCTCAAAAGCTTGTGCAGATCCTGGCTTTTTATCACACCATTCTGCCATGGTGAAATCTGGGTTTAAGTCTACAGTTACTCACTTTAATAGCTAAATGATAATTCTATGTACAGAGCTCAAATATTGCTGTGTAGAAGCAGGGCTGTTTAGCTCTCTCTGGGAAGCTTACATTAGACTTCTACAGAAAAAAGAATGCTGGCTCCTGGACCTTGGTTTCATCCAACAAAATAATCTCAACTTCTTTCTCAGCAAATTTCTAGCCCTTAGTGTTGCAACGGTAGACCAAAAAGTGGTGCTGTGACTGATGCAGTCTCAAAAGCCAAGAGGAAGAGGATTTTCTGAGACTAATAAAAGAAGTTGCTCAGCTAAGCTGTATAGACAGGCCAGTTGAGGAGGATCAGATTCCCATCCATTCAGATCTGACGGCTGATAGAGACCAGAGCATCATCGTTCTTTGTGCCTGCGTGTGACTAACAAGATTAATTTACATGAAACAATCACCAGTATTATTGCATTATTTAATCGAGTTACAGCACCTGGATTTCTTCATAGAAAatagctttttgctttttttggaaGAGGGGCTGTGGGGTTCACAGTTCTGCAAAAAGTGTTGTGAAGAGTTGCTACTTAAAAAGGCAGCAGTCTGCAGTTGGCAATCTGACCAAATCAGGGATGTGACTCAAGACAACCTTACCAGGAACACTTAATCCCTGTTGGTTAATCCATAACAGTGGACTAAAATACTAATTATTTCCCATTCCGCCTCCTAATCCcagccccttaaaaaaaaccaaaaaaaaccagcGGCACTTCTAGTCTCAGCAAACAATGAACCTGTTGGTAACCAGCAATGCTGGAAACTGGCTTCTGCCATTAAATCCAAACTGTCTCTTGTTTGCAGgggttttactttttttttttctcggTTCTGCTTTTTGGTCAAACTCTTTGtgcatacagtatttaaaaatgaatatattttgtgGAGCACAGACACTGAGATTTCAAAAGGTACAGAAGCTTATACCATAAATAAATGAACTGTCTTTAAGGTGGCTGCTATTTTCAAGCCTGATAAAAATTACCCAATGTTCGAGGGCAACAGCTGTGATTTTCACCTATGCGCTCTGCTATAAACCTGTATACTTAACTGGAATGTACAAGCAGGTTGATCTGTTAatgctgaagcaggagaaaagggAACTCTACCAAAGAGGAAATTTTGATTGCAATTGTATACTAATAGTAAACTCATCTTCTGTATGTTGATCCTTgcatagccaaaatggcaccaactCTGGCAAGCGGGAGATATCGGCAGGCTTGGATTTGTAGaagtattaatttttttaaaggaaaaaaataatggggTATTTTGAAAAATACTGATTGGCtatttggggtgggaggaataGAATGGAGTGTTctggaaaagggcatggctggctagaATTCTAAACAGAAGAACTCTGTGCTGCAACAGTTCGCACTTGTAGCCCTTTAACCATGTATGATAAAAGTGGAACTCATATATCATCAGCcttggccagcatggccagtaatagcagtgttgtagtccagcaaggcaACAGATTAGCTATCCCTGATATAGAACCTACACGTGATATTCTATGTATACCCATAACTGAATGTTGCATGTAATGTGTGATGCGGTTCTGATTCTCCGCATGTGCCTGATACAGTTTCAAACCATACCTGCATAGGGCTTCCTAAAGACATGGGTTGTATCAGAGTAgaattgaaattaatgtgcctGAGTTAGGTCATaaattttaataggtctacttgtgagtaggactaacattggctatAGCCTTTGATCTGACACCATACTCATTTTGAGACTAATGTGGAATCTCAGATATCCAGATTAATATTCAACCAAGATCTAGATTTATCTGGACAAGGACTCTTGCCCTCATTGCCATGCCTATCTATTTATACGCAGTATTTATAAGTGTGTTTTCCTTAGAGTAGGCAAAAGTTCAGAATTTTAAAAGAAGTGAAAGAGACAACAACCACTCTTGGCACATGAGCCAGTATTTCATGCATTAGTGTAACCTGTTATAGAAAATATATTGACAGACACTTAATTTCTTAAAGCTATCTGGTTTTTAAGTGATGGAGGACCACTTAACTTGTCTTTTATTAAGTCCGTAATAGCACTTAATGCAACAGCCAATACTGAATTTCCAAAGCTCTGCTTACAAAAGCAAATTTGTTTTCCTATTGGAAAGCTGCTGCTTAAACTTTGGGACTAAACAATTTATTGCCATTCCACAGACAGACTAACTACGGTATGTGCATGATGAACGTACGTCCCTGGCTttgttgctggactcctgctCTTCCAAGAGTTGTACAGGCCTGTGTTAACCTGACTTGTTAGGCTGTATCTTCCAAAGGATTAGCCCTGTTTGTTACAGCAAAAAGAACCAGAGTCCTGTGGCACTTGAAAGACTAATTTATTATGGCATTAATTAGTTAGGCTTTAAGGTACTACAGGATTCCTGTTTTTATATGGCCACAGCTAGTAAAATCCCTTCCTGCCTATGACCTAGTATGCTCACGAAGCCATTGCATTTCCCAAAAAGCTTGATAACGTAGTCTCCTGTGGCAAATCCTTCCTCAAAAGACAGAGGATTCTGATATGGCAGTAACATACATTTGCATCTTTATTTTCTGATGTCCTGtataatttccccccacctccctgcttTCTGGTACCATATAAGTAAGATGTGCTGGAAAGGAATGTTTGAGGCAAATTATTCTTCAGCTCAGTTTACTACAGTTTTCAGCCACAGTTGAGGCTATTGCACACATAGAAAAGGTTAACCAACTGAGGAGGGAAATTCACCAGTTTAAAAGTAATAAGCCATTAATTACCTGAGTGAAGCCCCTTTGCAGGCAGTCTGGAACTTGCACTTCATTGCCAATAGCACAAACTTAAAGGACAAGCTAGGAACAACTTATGTGTTCTTGACACGATAGTACTGGTAACCTGTTGTGTGCTTTGTTCTTTTCCAGGAAAAAGTGAAAGTGCTCCACTTGCTTTTATGTCATTCTGCAAAGACTATCTTAATAGCTATGGGTGAATATAGCCGCTTTATAGACTGGGATAAAATGGATTCTACAATCCAGGACCAGGATGCAAAAGAACTGACCAGTACAGAATTTCAGGACCTGAAGCAACTGGCTCGCCAGGGATATTGGGCCAAAAACCACTCTTTAAGAGCCAAAGTGTACCACAAACTGATTAATGATATCCCTTGCCGCACAGTGACTCCAGATGCCCATGTCTACCGGGACATTGTGGTGAAAATTGCTGGCAAACGTAACAGCTGCAGTGTTGCACTTCCAGAATTTGTGGACGACAGCCTTGTTCCCACTTACTGCCTGAATGCAGAAGGCATTGTGGCAGTCAGGAAGATAATTTCATGCATTGCAAGCCAGTTCCCGGACATATCATTCTGCCCAGCTCTTCCTTCAGTGGTAGCACTTCTCCTCCATTACAGTAGGGATGAAGCAGAGTGCTTTGAGAAGGTCTGCCGCATCCTTGCCTGCAACGATTCCTCCAAGCACTTCATTGATCAGACATTCTTGGCTTTTGAGTCATCTTGCATGACTTTTGGCGATCTGGTTAACAAATACTGTCAGGCGGCCCACAAGCTGATGGTAGCAGTTTCCAAGGATGTGCTAGAAGTATATTCAGACTGGCAACGGTGGCTTTTTGGAGAACTGCCTCTGATTTATGTTGCACGGGTCTTTGACGTATTCTTGGTAGAGGGCTACAAGGTTTTGTACCGTGTTGCACTAGCTCTTCTCAAATTCTTTCATAAAGTCCGGGTTGGGCAGACTATGGAGTCAGACAACGTTCAGCAGGACATCCGAGCTTTTGTTAGGGATATTGCAAAGTCAGTGTCTCCTGAGAAACTGCTAGAGAAAGCTTTTGCGATTCGGCTGTTTTCGCGGAAGGAGATCCAGCTTTTGCAGATGGCCAATGAGAAGGCTCTTCAGCAGAAAGGCATAACCGTCAAACAGAAGAGGTAAAAGGGATTCATACATACTCCAGAgaggctttcccccttctctagTAATGCTCTTGACTTACATGGCATGTGGATATTGTTGCAAAAGCAGAATAATGTGGGTGCTCAGTGGAAAATTATAGAGACTGTACCAACTTAACCGAATAATTACATGCGTATGTTTGCTTTTTCAGCTTCTGATTATTGGGCttttaaagaacttttaatttttCACAAGGACCATAGTGGTGGAGCTCTTTCAAGGCTTAATTAAGAGCACCAGTCATGTTTTTTAAAACTCTAAATAATGTCTAAAAATAATCTAAGAGACTGTGACTTCCCATAGGAACCTGCCCCCTTCATTAAGATCTGAAGAGGGTCTTCTCTGCATTTGCAAAGCCTCAACTAATGGGAGAAGTAGGAGAGCCTTTTCTGTTGCCCCACCTAGTTTATAGAATCTAGATTATAGAATCAAGGTGTGATTATGTGCTTGTTTTGTGCTGCTCCCCCTGTGGCATTCCAACATTTTGATAAAAGGCATTCTTCTTTCAATATGTTTTTTACCTGCTCAGTTGTGAGTTACTTTTCTcctctttaattttctttttgttgttgatgaaaTTGTGATggcttgcttttaaaatgttggaagctgccttgagcatcttaaaaataatataaaagtgAGGTGCATTTTTTATACTGAATAGAAGCTCAGAAGACaagtaaaggcaaaggtacccaGAGCTGTTAGGTTTTGAGAGAGATGCTTAACTTCTGTTTCAGAATCAGACCTACAGAAGGTATGCTGGATGCAGCAAAACACAATTGTTTCTGATTTTCAATAAAAAAAGCCTTAGGAGATTGCAATTTTGAGTGCTGGAAGTTGCCTTATCATTCCTCTTCTGCCCCCTCTTTTACTTGCTGTTTGCTCAAAACTGCCTTCTGCTGCTTTCTTTCCCACATGGTTCCAGATGTTTACTTAGTAGCTGAGATGGATGATTTTGAACATAAAACAGCTAGAGAGAAAAGGGTAACACACCCTGTTCCCTTCTGCCAGTCTTAAATAGTCTCCTAAGGctacttttcattaaaaaataaaatgattttatgACATGTGTTGGTGTGTAACACATGATTTTCCTTGGGACACAAAACAAGACTTCACAGAATCTAAGGTGCTGAGtaaaacaagaaataaaattaatcccACAGTAGTATAgccttctgccaacctagcagttcgaaagcacgaagtgcaagtagataaataggtaccgctctggcgggaaggtaaacggcatttccgtttgctgctctggtttgccagaagtggcttagtcatgctggccacatgacccggaagctgtacgccagctccctcggtcagttaagcgagatgagcgccgcaaccccagagtcgtccgcgactggacctaatggtaaggggttcctttacctttagtacAGCCTTGCTAGAGAGGTGGGTTAACTGGGCTCTGATGGGAATAAAGGACTTTGAGGGAAATGCCTTTTATAAGCTGAACCATAGTAATGACAACTTGGGCAAAAAACCCTTGGTGGTTGCTTCTGTAAGTTTGTCACACTACCCTTGGAACAGTGATTTTGATCCATCTATAGCAAGACCATGAGTAGATGCTTGTGAATTAGAAGCTGCATTTCCTCTCTACTGCTAGGGAAACTCAGTGGCTGCATAGAAAATGCAATGAAGTCTGTTTCAGCTGTACAGTAGTTTGAATCCAGGTGCATGCAAACCTGTCCACAGAAGTTAAGAAGCCCACGGAAATGTTTCTCAGTTCCTCTGTTGTAACGATGAATAATATTTGCCTCAAAAATTTGGCACTGCATCGTAAGTAGCAGAATAAGACTTGCTGCAAGTTTTCATTCCAAGAAAGCAAAAACACAAGGAACGGAATCTCTGCTGGTCTTTGTGGAACCCTGAAAAGTGGGAAAGGGGCAAAGGTCTTTTCCAGCACACAAAAAGGTCTGACTGGTGAGGAGAGTCTTGCTTGCCATAGGCTATTAACAAACATGCTTTTGGTGTTCATAAAATAAAACTCTTAACATCATTTACAAATGACATACAGATGTTGCTACTGTCTAAAACCTCTTTTGCAAAAGAATCCCTATCCAAGGTGACACAAATTATCAAGGTAAGCAGTGTACTTTATTGCACAAGCGGTGTGGATATTGGGTAGAGTGAAGAACAACCTGCTGTGAGATGTAACAATTGTAATATTTATAGAAACCGCTAGTCATTAAACAAGATAAATTAAGCAGGCACAGAACCTCTAGCTtacaacagtgttagaaactcagatagaGAAGGTAgacgccaaatggcaccttaaacctggctTGCAGTCACCACAGAGAGAGGCTATTCatcccagggggttggactagatgaccctcaggtcccttctaacactacaattctgtgattctacaattctgtgacctCAACTACATTGCCTGACTGTAGATTGCTCTTACAGAAATTCACTTGTCCAATGTGCAAGAAAGAgaaacacacagtggaaatggaacTGGTATTAACTATgaactaaggcagaggttttaaAACTGTGATCTGTGAGTTGCATTTGGGTGGCCTGTGGAAAGGCTGCATCACGGCCCTGTACTTACTTTCCTTGATGGAGGATTAAGATGCCCAGCAAAGGGGTTAATCATCCACACAGCAGTGCAGAAGCAAAAGGAGTGTGTCTTTTGCTGTGCACGAGTCAGCTGGCttgatggagatgtcagttgccaccCTGGCGCCTGGAAATCTCCATGTAGTTGCAATTGGACCTGCGCCAGTAGCAAAAGGTGCTGGGCACCCAGTTCATTTCGAACACTGGCTTACAATCTATAAAGACAAACTtaagaaatgggggaaagggctgcagctAAAAGTACTAAAATTGGGCAGAGTTAAGTGCACGAGGCATCTTTGATGAAAGATCCCTTTAAGATGTTCCGCTGGGGCTTATTCAGCTGACAAGTGTTTGTGAAAGCCTTAAAGTTTCTACATTCTTGTCGGAAGCATTGACATTTCAGAGATTTGGGTCAGTGTTCTAAATATTCCATTTATCGTTAGTGGAAATAGCACAAGACCAGTGGCTGACAGGCATGAGAACGTTGTGCTTTTGTATAAGCTGAAGAACAGCTGGTATTCTGTAATCACAGAAACTTGACTGGAGGAAATGTGTTCTGGTTGTTTGACCCAAAACGTAAAGCTTCAAAGGGCTTGGTTAACAGCCTCACAAATAATTTCTTAGCATTTCAAACATGCAAATGGTTTGGTTTTTGAAATTATGTAATCTGCACCTGTCCAATTTTCCAAGGGGAGGGGATTCCATTTTTATATGTTaactctgtatttttgtaatatcttgtttaagttgtctgttgttgcttcattttttgtacaccacttagatatATTTTTAATACATTAATTGATATGTAAATTATCCAGATCAAATCAAGTCAAAGGGTAAGTACCACAGCACTAAAGACCCAATTTCTACATTGTGCGAAACAGGAAAACCTCAGCAACAGAGCACAGTCACGTATAAGGAGTGAGAGTAGAAGGGAAGGTTGAAGGGCAAGTGCAGAAGTCATAAGCAGTTAGGTGAAGAGACATTGTATAGAAAAATAAATGTGATAAGAGAATTGAGGAGGAGGAACTGAGTGATAACAATGGTTGGGTGTCCATCTGTTCTTTAATCTTGTTCATTTGACTTCAGATCTTAACTCCTGAGTTTTTCTCTAGGCTCTAATTTACTGAACTTttcttgatttctctctctctctcttttgtctcATTCTGTCATTTCCCTGTCTGCTGCACCCCTCCTCTTTGCAGCATTGCATCCCCAAAAAGGTAGGTTCCAAGATTTGAATACGCCACCCTGTGcttttctcttctgccttggCTTGACTTCCTAATGGCTGTTATCGCGGCTTATGCTTGGCTGGTTATGGCAGTACTTGCTGCAGTATCAGGTGGTGGTGGAGTGGGGGTGGCAATTCACAAATGTCTTTCCAAAGTTTTCAGCAGTCCTGCTGTCAAGTATGCTGTACAAGGTCTGCATTCTAGTCTAGCCTTATTTCTCTGCGC
The sequence above is drawn from the Lacerta agilis isolate rLacAgi1 chromosome 13, rLacAgi1.pri, whole genome shotgun sequence genome and encodes:
- the TBC1D24 gene encoding TBC1 domain family member 24; the protein is MGEYSRFIDWDKMDSTIQDQDAKELTSTEFQDLKQLARQGYWAKNHSLRAKVYHKLINDIPCRTVTPDAHVYRDIVVKIAGKRNSCSVALPEFVDDSLVPTYCLNAEGIVAVRKIISCIASQFPDISFCPALPSVVALLLHYSRDEAECFEKVCRILACNDSSKHFIDQTFLAFESSCMTFGDLVNKYCQAAHKLMVAVSKDVLEVYSDWQRWLFGELPLIYVARVFDVFLVEGYKVLYRVALALLKFFHKVRVGQTMESDNVQQDIRAFVRDIAKSVSPEKLLEKAFAIRLFSRKEIQLLQMANEKALQQKGITVKQKSIASPKRQNVHLAVHADNFKSEIVDVKKMRDIWSWIPERFALCQPLLLFTTSEHGCSLSRFYSHCEGHEPTLLLIKTTAQEVCGAYLSTDWNERKRGGNKLSFFGTGECFVFRLVPEVERYEWVIIKHPELAMTGPEQGNNSSHISDPPSTTSLPSDPSDRLSPFLSARHFNLPSKAASMFMAGGIECIIIGGGDGQALYIDADLNHGRTGHCNTFNNQPLCSESFQIAIIEVWGFKDTMSN